TCACTCATTCAGAGAAAGGTCCGGAGTTCACGCCCATGCTTGGCCCCGCCCCGCTTCAGGAAGCGTCAGTATCCGAGCTGATGGAAGCGCTAAAGCGTCTGATCGCTCGAACCAAGTCGGATGGAAAATGGGTCTATGAGGTCAACTCTCAGAAACTCACTTTACGAAGCGTGATTCTGGATATTGCCGCGTTATTGGCCAAGAATCCAAGGCTTGAATTCGAGGCATTGTTTGAGAATAAGGTGATAGACCGAACGCGTATTATCACTACGTTCTTGGCGCTGCTCGAGATGACGCGACTCAAGATGATCAAGCTGTTCCAATCCAAACTTCATGGCGATCAGCTCTGGGTTGAGCGTTGTGTAGTGGACATCTTAGAAGTCTCGCAGGAACTTGAGCTTAAGGAGGCCGAGGTATGATTCGTGCCCAACTCGAAGCCGTTTTCTTTGCCGCTGATGAACCTTTAAGTCGCGAGAGCCTTCACAAGATTTTCGACACGGTTGACCACGAAGTCTTGGAGCGGACTATTTCTCAGATGAAACTCGATTTCTCGGGCTCCGAGCGCGGTGTACATCTGATTGAAGTGGCCGGTGGCCTACAGTTGAGAACGAATCCGGACTTCAAAGACGTGGTTTTGCGCCTTTTTGATGCAAAACCTGTGAAACTATCACGTGCAGCACTTGAAACCCTCGCGATTGTAGCGTACCGACAGCCCGTGACTCGGGCGAGCATTGATGAGATTCGTGGCGTTGATTCTGCGGGTGTGGTCAAGAAGCTCAGTGAGTTGGAATTGATTGCCGTAGTCGGGAAAATGGACGACATCGGGCGGCCAAATCTATACGGCACCACCCCGAGATTTTTGGAGTTTTTTGGGCTCAGCGCGCTCACAGACCTTCCAACACTCGATGAATTTAACGTAGATTTTGAGATTCTTGGCGATATCTTCGGGATTGAAGAACTGGCACAAGAAGAGGAGTAGCCCTGATGGCTGAAATGCGAATTCAAAAATTCTTGTCCCAAGCCGGCGTCTCAAGCCGTCGGCACGCCGAAGAACTGATTGCGGCTGGCAAAGTAAAGGTCAACAATAAGGTGGTTACTGAGCTCGGTACCAAGATCGACCCCTCCAAAGACAAAATCGAGGTCGAGGGCCGGATTGTGGATGCCCCGGCAGACCTGGTTTACCTCCTCGTGAACAAGCCCCAGGGCTACATCACAACCTTGGATGACCCAGAAGGCCGCCCCATCATTACAGACCTGCTGCCTGAGGGGATGCCTCGTGTTTGGCCGGTAGGCCGCCTCGACTGGGATTCGGACGGCGCCGTACTCATGACCAATGACGGTGAGCTCACGAACCTCTTGACCCACCCGAGCCACGAAATCGAAAAGACCTATGGCGTCAAGGTCATGGCGATTGTGGAAGAAGAAGACCCGGCACTCATCAAGCTGCGTCAGGGTGTGGAGATTGAGGAAGGCATTGTCACAGCTCCGGCTGTGGTCAAGGTGGGCCGCTCAACGGAGAAAAACACCTGGCTCGAGTTCAGAATTAAAGAAGGTCGAAACCGCCAGATCCGCAAGATGTGTGAGGCCGTTGGGTTGCGCGTAAGCCGACTTCGCCGCGTGGCGATTGGCCCGCTGACACTTGCGGGCGTGCCATCTGGCCATTTCCGCGCGCTCGACTTCGAGGAAGTCCGCTCGCTCTACAATGCCGTTGGAGAGCGTCCGCCCGAAGCAGCCGAAGCCTCTAAACGCGCGAAGAAGCGCGAGGAGAAGTCGCGGAAGTACGGGAAGCCGAAGGCGAGAAAGGTTGGAGGACGCAGCGGAGCTACCAAGAAGGAAGCCCCTCCTGTGACCGGCCGAACCAAGAAGAAGTAATCGCACAGACAAAGAAGTTAAACGCACAAAAAAACCCGTCAGAAGTTCTGACGGGTTTTTTCTAGTAGCGGGGGCAGGATTCGAACCTGCGGCCTTCGGGTTATGAGCCCGACGAGCTACCTGGCTGCTCCACCCCGCATCAAGCGGTTTTGATACCCCACGGTATCACCAAATTTTCAAAGTAGCGGGGGCAGGATTCGAACCTGCGGCCTTCGGGTTATGAGCCCGACGAGCTACCTGGCTGCTCCACCCCGCATCAGGGAGGCGCACCTTATGCCCCCTCCTATACCTTGTCAACCACTTTATTGCGACAATGCGTGTTCCGCCTTAAATGCCCCCGCAAAGTCCCTGCGGCTTTCATAATCTAACTCAGGGAAGCCAGTTTTAAACTTAGCGTTCAATTCGTTTTTTATAGTCTTGGAAGACGGCACGGCCATATTCGTTCTCGTTTTGAGAGAACCAGTCGTTTAACGCCCGCTCTGCCCATTCATAGTCCTCAACTGCAATAAAAACGTCTATTGCGAACTTGG
This Microvenator marinus DNA region includes the following protein-coding sequences:
- a CDS encoding pseudouridine synthase; its protein translation is MAEMRIQKFLSQAGVSSRRHAEELIAAGKVKVNNKVVTELGTKIDPSKDKIEVEGRIVDAPADLVYLLVNKPQGYITTLDDPEGRPIITDLLPEGMPRVWPVGRLDWDSDGAVLMTNDGELTNLLTHPSHEIEKTYGVKVMAIVEEEDPALIKLRQGVEIEEGIVTAPAVVKVGRSTEKNTWLEFRIKEGRNRQIRKMCEAVGLRVSRLRRVAIGPLTLAGVPSGHFRALDFEEVRSLYNAVGERPPEAAEASKRAKKREEKSRKYGKPKARKVGGRSGATKKEAPPVTGRTKKK
- the scpB gene encoding SMC-Scp complex subunit ScpB, producing the protein MIRAQLEAVFFAADEPLSRESLHKIFDTVDHEVLERTISQMKLDFSGSERGVHLIEVAGGLQLRTNPDFKDVVLRLFDAKPVKLSRAALETLAIVAYRQPVTRASIDEIRGVDSAGVVKKLSELELIAVVGKMDDIGRPNLYGTTPRFLEFFGLSALTDLPTLDEFNVDFEILGDIFGIEELAQEEE
- a CDS encoding segregation and condensation protein A — its product is MTQSANTPPELRVRLQAFEGPLDLLLELIKKHEVDIFDIPISMITDEYLRFIQNAESIDIEVGGEWLELAALLIFIKSRMLLPQPEVEADDMEGEDPREELVQRLIEYQKYKLAAASLDQRPMLERDVFTHSEKGPEFTPMLGPAPLQEASVSELMEALKRLIARTKSDGKWVYEVNSQKLTLRSVILDIAALLAKNPRLEFEALFENKVIDRTRIITTFLALLEMTRLKMIKLFQSKLHGDQLWVERCVVDILEVSQELELKEAEV